Proteins found in one Panicum hallii strain FIL2 chromosome 4, PHallii_v3.1, whole genome shotgun sequence genomic segment:
- the LOC112891020 gene encoding oleosin 14.9 kDa-like, whose translation MATTSARAHGGHHQPPPQPHGLRYEPLRRMQGLDLKSALRASSPRASTLATAALLVPLGAALLGASGLALAATLAGLPLAAPLLVLFSPVIVPAALAAALAVSGFMASGGLGVAGVSALAWAARYVWRGGGGGGSGGGLTGMVVQPLDHGEKRRGAEGPAAFVGHRPRDIDVA comes from the coding sequence ATGGCCACCACATCGGCGCGGGCGCACGGCGGCCaccaccagccgccgccgcaaccCCACGGGCTGCGATACGAGCCGCTGCGCCGCATGCAGGGCCTGGACCTGAAGTCCGCCCTCCGTGCCAGCAGCCCGCGCGCGTCCACCTTGGCCACGGCCGCGCTCCTCGTCCCGCTCGGCGCCGCGCTGCTGGGTGCCTCGGGGCTCGCCCTGGCGGCGACCCTGGCGGGGCTCCCTCTCGCCGCGCCGCTCCTCGTGCTCTTCAGCCCGGTGATCGTGCCCGCCGCGCTGGCCGCGGCGCTCGCCGTGTCGGGCTTCATGGCATCGGGCGGGCTTGGTGTCGCGGGCGTCTCGGCGCTCGCGTGGGCCGCCAGGTACGTATGGcggggaggcggaggcggcggcagcggcggcgggctcACCGGGATGGTGGTGCAGCCCCTGGACCACGGGGAgaagcggcgcggcgcggaAGGTCCCGCGGCGTTCGTCGGCCACCGGCCCCGGGACATCGACGTCGCttag